The region ATGACCACAAACGGCGTGTCTTCCGGGCTATCCAGTTTATCGTAACCGGCTATCTTGGCGAATGTTTCCAAATCCTTTATACGAGTCTGGGAAAGCATAAATGCTTTGATTGGCTCTTTGGCTTCTTGCAATGCCTGTATCGACGTTAATTCTTCGTTCAAATAAGGCTGCACTGCGCGGTCATTAATCTGATTGAATATTGGCGCCATAATAAAAAAGGTCAGAAACAGCGACATGCCCACTAATACCTGATTTGACGGCGATTGCTGCAAGCCAATTGCCTGACGTAAGATAGCCAATACCACAATGATCCGTGTAAACGAGGTCATCATAATCACAGCAGCAGGGATAAAGCTCAGTGCTGTCATGATGGCCAATACCTGCAGGGTTACAGAGTATTCCTGAGAGCCATCCGGATTAGTTGTAACGCTCAAAGCCTCAATACCATCAGCAAAGGCATTTGATGCAAAGAAAAACACACTGATGAGGAGGAGAATTCGGATCATACGTTCATTTCTTATTGTTATTTGCGCCAGAGATTAAGCGACTGAGTTCTTTGGCAAAGGGCGCCGTGGGTGTCACCTCTAGTGGCGACTCTAACTGATATAAATAATTGATACTGTGTGGCGTGACACCAAGCAAATGTTGTTTATCGTCAATTTCGATAACCAGCAGGCGCTCCTTGCTGCCCAGTGGTAAGCTGCGTATCACTTTAAAACCCTGGCTATTACCCAGGTTTGGGTTGAAGCGCTTAACCAGCAAAGCCAACCCGATAATCGCCAATACCACTAAAGCCAGTGACAGGCCAACCGACAATAACTCACTGCTGAGCCCGCTTGGTGGCTGCACCGCAGCCACACTTGAGAACATTAAAGCATTCATTACGCTAACTGCTAGCGAAGCTTCTTGATACGCTCAACCTGGCTGATCACGTCAGTCAGGCGAATA is a window of Pseudoalteromonas sp. R3 DNA encoding:
- the fliP gene encoding flagellar type III secretion system pore protein FliP (The bacterial flagellar biogenesis protein FliP forms a type III secretion system (T3SS)-type pore required for flagellar assembly.) encodes the protein MIRILLLISVFFFASNAFADGIEALSVTTNPDGSQEYSVTLQVLAIMTALSFIPAAVIMMTSFTRIIVVLAILRQAIGLQQSPSNQVLVGMSLFLTFFIMAPIFNQINDRAVQPYLNEELTSIQALQEAKEPIKAFMLSQTRIKDLETFAKIAGYDKLDSPEDTPFVVIIPAFVTSELQTAFIIGFMFFIPFLIVDLVVASVLMAMGMMMLSPMIVALPFKIMLFVLVDGWSLIMGTLARSFGLGV
- the fliO gene encoding flagellar biosynthetic protein FliO, with product MNALMFSSVAAVQPPSGLSSELLSVGLSLALVVLAIIGLALLVKRFNPNLGNSQGFKVIRSLPLGSKERLLVIEIDDKQHLLGVTPHSINYLYQLESPLEVTPTAPFAKELSRLISGANNNKK